The Eriocheir sinensis breed Jianghai 21 chromosome 45, ASM2467909v1, whole genome shotgun sequence genomic interval CCTTTGTAACTGTCGTAACCGTGCCCGAGCCTCCTGCTGCAGGGAATCGGGGAGGAAGTCCGACTTTGTGACCCTTGTTCTGGGAATGGTGCCGGTGTCACTTGCCTCTCCCCATCCTGGAGGCGACCTGCGTCTATGGTGGTATTCGTAATCACTCGGTCTTGTGTGCGGGGGCTTCCTAACATAATGGCTGAAGGTCCCCGAGTCAAGAACTTCCTCATACTCATCCTGGTCCAGTCCTCTCCAGTGGGTCCTTGGAGGAGCTGAGGATGAGTGAGGTGCCCTGTGATCCCTGCTGTTCCCTCTGAAGGTTGAGTAAATAACGTTTCGCTCCCCTTGCCTTGGCACCCCAGATGAGTGGTGGAGCTGGTCTTGGCTAGCCATGGACTCCTCTTCTCTGTGCCAGCCTTCATGTGTTCTTTCTCCTCTGTGCCCCTGaccattcttgttttccttgtttgcgCCGCCTTCTGCCACAGAGCCACCCTTATCCTGAGTACTTGGAGGTTGgattgaggaagacgaggaggaggatgcagatgATGGTGGCCTCTCTTGGTCATCTTCCTCATCCCCACCTAAGCGACGAGTAGCTGCATCCTGAGGGCAAAACCTCATGCGTGTAAGAATCCTCCTCCTGCACAGAGGACTAATCAGCTGCACTTATTTACATCTACTGGAGTGTGTTTGCTATTTGTATGCACATTTCCAAGTAGTACTCACATAAAAAACAAATTACTCTGGAGAACTGAGTTGAAGTACATATGTAAATGGACTCTTGTTAACAGATTGCTTATCcacattagtttattttatacCTCCGTTCAACTATCTTTAAGGCAGGGGTTCCCAGTGGGTTGCAACCTCCTGGGGGATCACAGGATTGGCTGGAGGTTGCAAAGCCTTATTAGATATGGCTTGGGAGAATAATTTTTATAACTTATTGTTTTGAGATATTTTTCTGTGTTTAAATTCTGGTGGTGCTGTATGCTGTATGTGAGTGTTGAGAGGGAGCATCAGGGCATCTTTCAGGGGCATGTCTGGGCCAGGTATGTTTGAAAACTGGTGTGTCAAAAAGTGTAAAGCAAACTACTACTATAAGGGGATCACATGGGTTTCAAGATTACTGAAAAGGATCACGAGTGCAAACAcattgggaaccactggtctaggGTATTTTTCCCTGATACGATTACTAATAGATCATACGGTACATAGGCTTCCACTTCACAATGGAGATGCTTTACCCTTTGTTTACCAACTTTTCAGTTTCAGTGTTATTTACtgtctgtgtgctgtgtgtttAAAAATTtgaagaccagaagtcaaaacaACCAAACCTTCAGAAATAATACCCATCTAACATCAAATTAAATTATACTAGAGATGATAGAAAGCAAATTCAGCCATGAGTGAAACAGTCAGGAGCTGAAACCTCAGATGTTGCCTATGGCCATTCACAAAGTAGAAACGGACCCACGTAGAGTGATTATTTATGCCATAcatagacgcaaaccttaaagACTACGAGCAATGAACAATACTGAATTTTCTTGACCAGCAGGTACTGTGTTTGGACATTAGGCTCCAAATAATAACTATtccagaataaaaaaataaaaaaaaataaaaaataaaaaaatcgagtCCACTAGGAAAAGTACCTCCCTGACAGTTCTCCTGGTGGGCAAGTGTGGTGCTGTGTGTACAGCCAATAGTACCATCTATTGGGACAGTGTGTACAAATTAGCAAACACAGCTAAGAAAAGGCACATTATACCCTTCAGGAGCTATCTGTCAACTCCTGAGCCTTGTTAATGCTTGtctatagaacaaaaacaagcccCCAGTTATCATTGAATTCCATAATCCTCAAGAAATTCCTGTTGATACTTACGGCACTTGTCAAGCCAGTATGACAGTTTGTCTATTTCAAAAGGAAAACTAAAGCAATCTAGTTGAGCCCAACCCCGCCCTGTCCCGCCTTACTTGGAACATAGTGATGGCCTCTGAGTTGAGGGCGTTGGCGCTGCGGAGGAAGGCCTGCTTGGCTGCCTCCTGGCACAGCAGCAGCTCGGCGCGCAGCCTACTGTTCTCTTCCTCCAGCACCTGAAACTGAAGCTTTGCAAAGATGGACATCATTAGTAGCTGGAAAACAGGTGTGAAGAGAGTATATGGATTTGATTAGAAAACTACTAAAAAATTAAGATTAATCTTATCAGCATAGAAATTCTAATCAAAAAttgaaaagacaaagaaatatcaTTTTAGTACTTCCAAATACAAGGCTCCTTTAAAATGTCTATGAGGGTACTTGCAAGCATTTATAACAATACACAAATAATGCAATGAAATGAAGCAGTACTCAGCATACATGAGCTTTAGTGTGAAATGCATGTGATGTCTCCATGCAGCTTCAGTCTTATAATGAATTATGTACTGTTCAACAAGCATCCATGAAAAAGGCAAGCTTTTCCTGGTACAAACTGAATGAGCTATGGATCAAGACTCAGCCATACCCAAACCATTATTCCATCTTGCATGAGGTGCCTGGAAGGACGAGCAGTCGGTCAGCGTCACGTCACCCTAACCTCACACATTTTACAACCCCTTCGCCAAAACAATCCAGAAATCAAACAACCAAGGCTTCTTTGATGCTGACTCAATATATGATGAGGAAAAATGTGTTGAGTGCTTTGAGCCAAACCACAGAATACCAACTGACAGAATCCAAacattacatttatttttatcatcaaaGTTTGGTACTAACATCCAAATTTAACACTTGCTGAATATCCAAAGTGACTCCATCAATGAGTCTATACTGATTGTTCTCTTCTGATTCAAGTGTTATTAGAAACTAAACACATAACCTGACACACAAAACAACTGATACAATATGAAAATACTCAcagttttctttccattcttctcatgcatctttttcctccacttgacGAGGGTGCTGTGCGCTAAACGCTTGCTGCGCATCGTCTTGGCAATGTTTTCCAAGTGTTGCtgtaatatatataacaaaaaggtGAAGAATCTATGTATACCGTATTAACTGCCATATAAGACACACCTATAATTTGACGAggtatatttagaaaaaaataaacttcacattttccctgaacttaatgtgtAAGCAGTATTACATCTGGCCACCTAACCTACAAGTATGACTATGATGCCCTATGTTGCTTTGTgtccttctctgtgttcaaagtgttccactgttggttgaaggATTACAGTGCTCTTTTCCCGAGCCCAAGGAAGAAAAGGGGTGGACCCACGCAAGCACCAGTGAgggtgaagaaaataagaagagaagcagCAAGGAGACTGCATGTGAGAAAGCTAAGATACACACAAAAGGAAccaaatggagaggaaaatagtGGAAAGACAAAGTGGACATCATGGATTAGTGAACAAATATCTTAATGAGTATTATAAACAGAAAATGGGCAGGTCATATCATGTATAAAACAGCTGACAGATGGATATCCAAAGTAACTGAGTGTTCAGACATATTACTAaactaaaggagaaaaaaaaagaaataattctCTTGAAGACACTTTCTACATTCATTATGTGTTGTAAGTAAATCACTTCTGGCCTTACCTCATCTAGGTCCTCCAGCTCCTGCATTCTTTTGGatagcatttccttgtctttcttctgcCTTTCCAGCTGCTCTCTTAAACTGGCAACTtcctgaaataaagaaaattatatatatatatatatatctacttgTAAGCAAAGCCTTCTAAGAAATTCAAATCATTAATTTGTATATGACTCTTTTTAAGCTTTTAGATAATATTCTAAGAAATGTCTATGGAAACTTGAAGCCAAGGAACTGTCCATGATGAGTCCTTCTTTCTGCAGACGTGGGTTACCTGCCGCAGCTGGAGTGTTGCCTCCTTGTAGTGGTCTCTCTGGATGGAAGTTTCCCGCACCACCTCGGAGAGGGAGCGCACCTGCTTGATGAGTTCAGTTTTCTCGTGGCGCAAAATGCCGACACAATTTCGAACATCTTGCAACCCAGCCTGAAAGGTAATTAAACAGCGTATGAGTATTTTACAGTGAGGTATTTGGTGATGGTATTTCCTGAGGTTTGCGTATAATTTATTCTAAGAGCaacatataataatttaatataatataatataatataatgtaattcaTTAATAGGAGTAAACCTGCAGATATAAATGAATGACAGATGTCTAAGTGTAGTATAATACATATTCTTATGCATCACCCCCTCTATAGCGTTAGTAAGGGTAGGCGCTGCTCCCTACCTGGACGTGATCATCCAGGCTGTTGATGGCTAGGGTCAGGTTGTCCAGGCCATGAATGTTGTCACTCCAGGTCTTTCGTACCTCCACTGTTCTCTCTATGCAAGAAATCAGTAGTAATTAGCATAATTTATGAACTGGTGTTTACACACTTACATAATTACAGATAATTATGGATCATTCAGCTTAGGGAGTCATCATTAGGTGATATTAGGGGAAAAATGCTAATAGGGGCAAGCATACCAAAAGCATTTATGGGTGAACaacacattcttcttcttctcattcctcttataTCTTGCTTATTACAGAAATAAATGATGCCAGAAATGCTAGATTAATTCAGATCCATAATAATCACACTGCCTATGAtgcaataataatttaaatttgtttcttatgaaataataattataatcaaaagGTTCCATCAGTGTGATGGCATCCCAAACAAATGCAGTCTGAGATCAATTTTGTGTGGGACCAAACAAaagtaaatgcaaaaaaataggATACAAGTAAAAATAGTGATCTTGATAAAATGCCCTTTTAGTGTGCTAGCAGTCATCAAATTTGGTAACCCAGTCCTAAGTCCATGTACAATTACTATGCAATGTTGCAAAGCAGAAGAATTCTGCACCCAAGGCAGTCcatgaataaaaaatatttaaactttGAAATTGGGCCATCATGACACAGGTGACAGCCTGGCACCCACCCCTCACTGTGGCCTGGGGCCTCCTGGGTTGTGGGGCAGCAGCAGATGAGGCACTCCTTCCGTTCTCCATCTGATCCTCGGGTTCTAAAGCCTTGGCCCCGGGTGCGCTCCCTCCGTCCTGGGGCAGCTCCTCTGTTGATGGGCCGGCATCTGTGTCAGTGCCTGGAGATGCCATGAGTGCTAGGCTTCCCTAGGAAAAATGTTCTTTGGGTAAGACACAAAGGGCACCAAAATCTCCCAGGGTGATGAACTGGAGTGGGAGTTGATCAAGCATACACATGCTTTGGAAGTAATGGCATTAACAGCAAAATAATCAATGTCATCAAAAGGAAATTAATTTAGCCAGATACATATCGCTTAACTTAaccaaagggaaaaaacaaaatatataatatGGTAATCATGGCAAAGCATGCAGACACAAAGCATGATGGAACCCTCTCCATAAAAATTACCACAAAAGTAATCAAATCTCATAAAAATTAAAGAATTAAATAAATTAAAGAGTAGCACCTTCAACTTTTGGCTCCACAACATTTACCATACTACTAATATCAGTACAGCAACCAGCAACCAGGGGAGCAGCTTAAGAGCACCAAACACCAAACCATAACCATCACAGATCAAGAGAAGAAAGTtggagagtttcgtttagtcagcgcaacatctgtggtcatatgccagagagagacaggagggggaaggaattataggagaagggaacagatcccaggagacgggacacaacccccgattaatacctggtacccattcactgctgggtggacaggggcgtaaggtatcggaaaagccgcccatttttttccactccgcccaggaatcgaacccgggctctctcggttctGAGCTGagtgcgctaaccactgcaccacgaagccccccatcAAGAGAAGCGATCACCATTCCCTGGGAAAACTTTATAAGCTCACTGGTCACACCACACCGCA includes:
- the LOC126980785 gene encoding uncharacterized protein LOC126980785 gives rise to the protein MCYGAGQAKDSIFSLEWAMEPQPLTPPSPHPRPHPRPRPAHAQDHIPDSAQPTPKTTSLTPPKTTSQIPPPPHPRPHPRPRPAHTQDHIPDPAQPTPKTTSQTLPSPHPRPHPRPRPAHAQDHIPDPTQPTPKTTSQTPSSPHPRPHPRLRPARTQDHIPDPAQPAPKTTSQTPPSPRPRPHPRPRPSKQIERSRREEHSRGSLALMASPGTDTDAGPSTEELPQDGGSAPGAKALEPEDQMENGRSASSAAAPQPRRPQATVRERTVEVRKTWSDNIHGLDNLTLAINSLDDHVQAGLQDVRNCVGILRHEKTELIKQVRSLSEVVRETSIQRDHYKEATLQLRQEVASLREQLERQKKDKEMLSKRMQELEDLDEQHLENIAKTMRSKRLAHSTLVKWRKKMHEKNGKKTLQFQVLEEENSRLRAELLLCQEAAKQAFLRSANALNSEAITMFQDAATRRLGGDEEDDQERPPSSASSSSSSSIQPPSTQDKGGSVAEGGANKENKNGQGHRGERTHEGWHREEESMASQDQLHHSSGVPRQGERNVIYSTFRGNSRDHRAPHSSSAPPRTHWRGLDQDEYEEVLDSGTFSHYVRKPPHTRPSDYEYHHRRRSPPGWGEASDTGTIPRTRVTKSDFLPDSLQQEARARLRQLQRERYLRPEPSASSFEPQRKTKRVMPTQPSGSPKKSCACQPPASSSAPYKCPYCTPIHNSDFGHYKVTKKTKKKEAREVEGVSSLMASKNTRGERKGADKKVIYNPNACTVLIEKHINK